A region of Dioscorea cayenensis subsp. rotundata cultivar TDr96_F1 chromosome 5, TDr96_F1_v2_PseudoChromosome.rev07_lg8_w22 25.fasta, whole genome shotgun sequence DNA encodes the following proteins:
- the LOC120259936 gene encoding L10-interacting MYB domain-containing protein-like, which translates to MTSKLAPKRAAGGTDVSDGNVVVSETIPKARWDDIKTKSLLKICVEEVQAGNRPHTHFTKEGWKNIVAKFYLRTGVSYNYKQLKNKWDILKKEFSMWAKLVEHQTGLGWDPIKRTIVASDDWWERKKQENSEYLKWRNEGPKFLDMTEICFKDVVAIGYMALMPYADPSTDNEVSNDDVHNEMNERGTDADNFHVDGATPEQCNDITRAEISIAQDKKRRKTTRKERKSATDKLQESFDRLISGMDNMSRSTTSKAEDEDPYSIGKCVDLLDMMPGVERGSPEYYLMVRMFARKTYKETFVHLMNRDPSLAKGWLSTFNMDNIDRF; encoded by the exons ATGACTTCAAAACTAGCACCCAAAAGAGCTGCAGGTGGGACAGATGTAAGTGATGGAAATGTAGTTGTATCTGAAACTATTCCAAAAGCTAGATGGGATGACATAAAGACTAAATCACTACTAAAGATATGCGTTGAGGAGGTTCAAGCTGGTAATAGGCCACACACCCACTTCACAAAAGAAGGTTGGAAAAATATCGTGgcaaaattttatttgagaacAGGGGTGAGTTATAACTAcaagcaattaaaaaataaatgggacATACTGAAGAAAGAATTCTCCATGTGGGCAAAGCTAGTGGAGCACCAGACAGGCCTTGGATGGGACCCTATTAAGAGGACAATTGTGGCAAGCGATGATTGgtgggaaagaaaaaaacaa GAAAACTCAGAATATTTGAAATGGCGAAATGAGGGTCCAAAATTCCTAGACATGACGGAGATTTGCTTCAAAGATGTGGTGGCGATAGGGTACATGGCATTGATGCCATATGCAGACCCATCTACTGACAATGAAGTTTCTAACGACGATGTTCACAATGAGATGAATGAAAGAGGAACCGATGCAGACAACTTTCATGTTGACGGTGCAACTCCTGAACAATGTAATGATATCACAAGGGCTGAAATAAGCATAGCACAAGATAAGAAGAGACGAAAAACTAcacgaaaagaaagaaaaagtgcAACGGACAAATTACAAGAATCATTTGATCGTCTTATCTCTGGGATGGATAATATGTCCCGTTCAACTACTTCAAAAGCTGAAGACGAGGATCCCTATAGTATTGGCAAATGTGTGGATTTGTTGGACATGATGCCTGGGGTTGAACGAGGGAGCCCAGAATACTACCTCATGGTCAGGATGTTTGCAAGGAAAACTTATAAAGAGACCTTCGTGCACCTAATGAATAGGGATCCATCACTTGCTAAGGGCTGGTTGAGCACATTCAATATGGACAACATCGACCGATTTTAA